Genomic window (Caldinitratiruptor microaerophilus):
CCGCAGGACGAGGGCCCGCCGGCCCGCGCGCTGCACCTCGCCGGCGGTGTCCCGGGCGCCCGCCTCGCCGCGATGGTAGTGGACGGCGACGTCCGCCCCCGCCGCGGCCAGCCGCCGCGCGACCGCGGCGCCCAGGCCCCGGGATGCGCCGGTGACCAGGGCTCGCCGCCCGCTGAGGTCAGTGGTCACCGCCACGGCTGCCCCTCCTCCCGGAAGGCCTTGCTGGTGAAGAGGAACTCCGACAGCCGGCCGTGGTGCGGCGCGCCGGGCTCCGTGAACCAGGGCGGCACCGGGCCGGCGAACACCTTGGCGATGGTCGGCTCCGTGAGGCACGCCTCGACGAGCCCCGGGTCCCGGGTGAGCAAGGTGACCGCGAGGGAGCCCCGCAGAAGAGGCAGGGGATCGGCGCCGGCCGGGAGCTCGGCGGCCGTCGCCCAGGGCGCCGGCAGCTCGAGGCCGAAGGGCGGGGCGAAGGGGTCGGGGCAGCGGACGAGTTCGGGCTGAACGAAGGTGACGCCGTCGTGGACGACCACCCGGCCGGGGGTCCGCCGCGCCGCGTCCGGGTCCTTCCAGGCGGGGACCCGGGCGGCGGGGTCGAGGGGGTCGAGCAGGGGGATCGCCGCCAGCTTTCCGGCCAGGCCGTCCAGGAGGCCCGGCACCTCGCCCCGGACCAGGACGGCACTCGCGCAGGTGCACTTGCGGCCGCCGTCGTGGAGGATGCACTCGAGGAGGAAGCCGGCGGTCGCGTCGGGGTCGGCCGGGGCGTCGACCAGCACCCTGCTGCGGCCGGGGCCGTTCATGAGGACGCGGGCGTCGCGGCCGAGGAGGTCGGCCAGGACCGGGCCGCCGTAGGCGACGGTCCGGTCGCACGCCTCCACCAGCGCGGGTACCAGGTCGTGGCCGCCCGGGAGCAGGGCGATCCGCTCGGCCGGGAAGCCGGCCGCCCGCAGGGCCAGGGCCAGGCGCCAGGGCGTCAGCGGGTCGTCGGAGCCGGGCCGGACGGCGACGCTCCAGCCCATCGCCAGGGCGAGGACCCAGGTCAGGTGCACGGTGGGGTGGTTCGACGGGGCCACGAACCCGAGCACCCGTCCGGCCGGGACCCACGCGTACGTGCGGCCGTCCGGCAGCGCGACCCGGCGGGTACGGAAGACCGTGAGGTCCCCGCCCGGCGCCTGCCAGTGCAGTGCGGAGCGGATCTCGCGCAGCCCGCCGGCGAGTTCGGCGAGGGCCTGGCGGCTCCAGGCGAGCGGCGCCCCGGTGGCCCGGGTGACCAGGCGGGCGTGGTCCTCCGGCCCCAGGCCCCCCAGCCGGCTGCCGGTCAGCAGCTCGCCCGCCCGGGCGATGGCGTCCCAGCGCGATTCCGGGTCCTCCTCCGGGCCGGGGGCAGCGGCGCGCAGCCGCGACACCACCCGGTGCACCAGGAGGGCAGGCGCGTGGTGTACGCGGGCGAGGGGTTCGCCGCGGTAGTCCCGGAGGACGGACGTCGTCAGCGAAGCCGCTTCGTGGCCACAGCGCCAGATCGGCACCTCCAGCACGTCAGTACACCCCCTCGACCTCGGGTCCGCTGCCCCCCAGCGGCGCCACCCGGGCCAGGCCGTCCCACGGGTCCGGCAGGGAGGGCGGCACCCGGATCGCCCGGTCCCGCTCCAGATGCCACGGCAGGAAGAGCTCGCGGGTGAGGACGCTCAGGCGCACCTGCCCCTCCTCGCCGTACCCCACTTCCCTCGAGGGGTCCCGGGGGTCGACCAACCGCACCACCGCCCCGGGCGACGGCGGCACGAAGACGCAGCGATGGGGATCCCCGGGGCGGCG
Coding sequences:
- a CDS encoding aldehyde dehydrogenase family protein — translated: MLEVPIWRCGHEAASLTTSVLRDYRGEPLARVHHAPALLVHRVVSRLRAAAPGPEEDPESRWDAIARAGELLTGSRLGGLGPEDHARLVTRATGAPLAWSRQALAELAGGLREIRSALHWQAPGGDLTVFRTRRVALPDGRTYAWVPAGRVLGFVAPSNHPTVHLTWVLALAMGWSVAVRPGSDDPLTPWRLALALRAAGFPAERIALLPGGHDLVPALVEACDRTVAYGGPVLADLLGRDARVLMNGPGRSRVLVDAPADPDATAGFLLECILHDGGRKCTCASAVLVRGEVPGLLDGLAGKLAAIPLLDPLDPAARVPAWKDPDAARRTPGRVVVHDGVTFVQPELVRCPDPFAPPFGLELPAPWATAAELPAGADPLPLLRGSLAVTLLTRDPGLVEACLTEPTIAKVFAGPVPPWFTEPGAPHHGRLSEFLFTSKAFREEGQPWR